The region ttatgagtctgtggtggccagtgctatcctgtatgctgttgcatgctggggcagcaggttaagggtagcggacgctaacaggctcaacaaactggtggagctggactctcagtcagtggtgtcagagaggaggatgctggccaaactacatgccatcttggacagtgtctcccacccactccatgacatgctggtcaaacaaaggagtaccttcagcgaaagactcatccccccaaaatgcaccacagagcgccacaggaagtccttcctgcctgtggccatcaaactctttaactctcccctctaagtgtcagtctgtatgagcCTAAGTCACTAAAATGGACactggatcattaacatcactgcaatacttgaaataattgtgcaatattctctgtttaatactcctgtgcaatatactctgttttcagtttaaaattccctatttattgatatttattcatacttcttttgctgctgtgcaatatccaccgtctcaaaatcctcttaataagctacacttaacttgacagtactcattattgcactataaTGTGCtttgacatgatagtgagcagctttAACgtaagagtttcccctcggggatcaataaagtatttctgattctgattctgataactcCAAAAGAAAGCGAATAACTGGATTTCCCAcaatgtccaactattcctgAAAGTGAGACCCACTCCGCCACTGGGTTCAAAGTTTTCCCATACCCaaagaaattaaaatgctgTCTTTCCCCCAGTTAATGTGAGTCATTGTGTTCACTGTATTTGAAACCCTGGATGTCCTTCAGAGGTCTTTGACTATAGCCCTAAACTCTGATTAACATACAAAATCCCTGAAATCATTAGCCAGCCCCCAAAACACACCACTTtgtcttttaaatttaaatagtGCCGATGAATGTGTTTGAACATCCTACCATCTTTGTCTCGTCCGTCTCTTAGGAATAGACTTTCTGTATCTCTGAAGTGTAACATACGTAAGCTGCTTTTGCTAGTAGAGAATCTCTTTTGACGCCTTTATCTCTAAATCGCTCTAGCACTTtaacagaaatgttatttttagcAGTTTAGTTTGCTTTTCTCGAAAAGGCCAATGGATTTTGGAGGCCAAATTGAAGACGAGCAAGAGCAGAAAAattctgtttcctgttgtgATCTTAACAGTAACAGTTCCAACTTGGATTTCTAGTGTTTTTACAGCAgttctctctcatacacacacacaaaacctacTTGTCGGATGCACACACTTAAATATAAATCCCATCTTTCTGTCATCTATTTGCAGTTCAAGGCCAGGAGACATTACTCAATTATGCTGAAATGATGTAATAGAGTCCAATGAAACTGCACACTTAAACCTTACCCCTACTTTGGAGTGAGATGTCCTCAAACAGCACTtccataaataaacaatattacGCCAACAGTTTTAATAGGAGTGGGCAGGAGCAGTTGGATTAAAGTGCAGAGGGGCGAAGGGAGCCAAAGTAATGTgattaaatgcaattaagaaAGTAGTTGGATCAGACAAGCAATCAGTCAAACTAACCAAATCACAAAGATGTTGGTGTTGGtcagcacttttttttattttttttattgttgtacatacagtatttctcattgaataaataattgcaatgtgcaaaatatacATTAATTACCTAAAAAATAAGGCCTGAGCATCATACAGTGAGATTTTTACAGAAGCCTTATATCATCAAGGATTGTCTTAACATGCTCTGGAAAAACAGCGTCACACAATAACAATACTTCATTCAGTCAGTGCACAGCACCTTTGACATGCTACATAACAGTTTTACCTGAAATCCAGCAAGAAAAGAGATGTTTTCAGGGAATAAGAGggttatttggattttttttttttttttaaatgttatcttcagcaaataaatataaatataaaataataaatatctgCTGTCTCTTGATTCACTCCAAGAAATAATCTGAAAAGGGAACATACAGAGGCTTTGACAGAAGGCTTTCAAGGGCTGTGAGCTGACAGCTGTTGAAATTTAAAAGCGTCATCTTCGCCTGGGTGTTACACCTATGACTCAGTTTGATATTATACAGAAAGGAGGGCAAGCCAGGGACAATGACAATGACGACATCTACTGGCTGTGTTGGAGAGCTGCAGTCATTAATTCAGTGCACGAGTACACACAGTAAACTTTTCAAATGGTGATTAATCATCGAATCATGCTGTTAGTAGCACTTGTAGGAAAGATACCTTTGGTGGGAGTCCAACTAATATACATACAGTCCAGTTGAtgcataaataacaaaaataaataaataaatgacagaagCTTGTTTTTTCCGTGAAATTAAACACTAAACCTGCCAGAGTCCCACTTGGATCACTGAACAGGAAAATGTGCCCAAGCATGGGTCACCAGACTGGATAGACATGTCAACGAAACAGAGAATATAATCAGATTACACAATAAACAAGCACTGTTATCTATCCAGTGCAGAGGTGTTGAATTATTGTGGGTAATCCTTACATGCAATACAAATGATTACCCACTCCACTGCAAACACCTCTATTATTGTCAAACCTTCAGAGAGTTTGAGCGGATATGAATTCGAGTTACGCGGCTACATTTGAGGAAAATGATCCCCTTGACTGCTTCCTTGATATTGGAACCACACATTAGGGTTTAACACGTGAACTTAGCACAGGTCTCACACTGAAGGGCTAAACCACGCTTCAGTCAGGAAGAGTACACGCTTTTTATCTGTTAACCACCTCTTCAGACTCTTTCTTGCGCTGCTGTACTTGACTGCCTCTGGGATCagtaaagtcttatcttaaatCCATAAAGGTACAGTaattcaaaataatcaaaactgtgGCATTAGGTCATgtttatgataaaaaataaataaatagaataacgATAAGCAAAAACAGCTGATTGAGTTAATAAAAGTGAATTGTTTTCTGAAGATCTGGGAATGTTTCTCTTCAACTGATAATGGTAATGCCaaaaacactgcttttttttctgattaaGCAGGGTGTACTGAATGAAAGGGAAATGGGACAGATTTAAAAGTGTTGCACAGTAGTCCTCCCAGTATTCTACCGTCACTGGAGATTAAGTGGACATTTGTATGCAGCATGCGGAAAGGCAACTTCATAATCAGCTTACAGTTATGCTACGAGAGAGCCTTCTTGTAGACAAAAGATCATCACTGTTCGGCACTGATGACAACGCCTTGGATTCACCTATGGAGTAATCTATCTAACACTGAAAGCACATAAAGAGGCCACAAAGGCAGTGCCTGTTTAATTTCCACTTGTACTGGACGATGCCAAATTTCAGTCCCCATTCTTATGGTCAGGGTCAGGATCTTGCGTTAGGGTAGTGAAGGAGCAGGCTGGTAGTGCTCCTTAATGGGCTCATCCACCTGCATGTCTGGCCTCTCCTTCACTCCATTCATTCGATCAAACTCTGCAGTAATCTCAGCCAGCGTCTTACCCTTAGTCTCTGGTAAGGTGAGCCCCAAAAACACAGCGGACACCAAACACACGGCCAAGAACGGAAGGAAGCAGAAGTTCCCCAGGCTGCTGACGATGAAGGGGAACAGCATTCCCACCAAGAACAGGTTGATCCACATAAGCGAGCCAGCGACCATGTACGCTGCCGGCCGAGCCGCCTGGTCAAAGATCTCAGCTGGTAAGATCCCCGTCACCCCTGCTGGGCCCAAACCGAAGCTGAGGATGTAGGCGAACACACATGCCATGCTGAGGTAGGGCATCCCAGCCACCCCACGGCTCTGGAGGGTGAGAGTTACAGTGAAGACTACAGACCAGCAAGACATGAGACTGTACCCTACCACGAGAAGGTACCTGCGGCCCACACGTTCAATCAGAAGATTGCTCAGTATAGAAGCAGTTAGCTCAGATGCCCCCGTGCCGATGGTGACGTACTGGATTTTCTCTGGAGGGATCCCTGCTTTGAGAAAGATGTAGGACGCATAGAAGTAGATGGAGTCATTGCCGCAGAGCATCATAGCACTACTGGCAGCCATGACTGTTCTGAGCTGGGATCGTAGGTCAGGATCCTTAAACAGGGAACAGGGTGTCTGGGCAGAAGCTGCAGATCCAGATTTTAAGGCTGTGGattcttgctgctgctgctcctgaaGCATCTCCTCCATCTCCAAGACAGGAGCCTCCCCACCACGAAGCCTTCCAAGCGCCCGGACACATGCTTCCTGGTCTCCCCGGTCAATGAGAAGGTATCTGGGGCTTTCGGGGAACCAGGGTAAGGTAAGGAGCTGGATCAACCCCGGCAAAGCGTTACTAGCTAGTAAGTAGGGCCAAAGAGGCTCTGTGCCCAGCAGCCCAGTGAGTCCCACAACCTGACCCAAGAAGATCCCAAATGCAGtgaaaacagcagaagaaaaagCCACAGCACCTCGAAGGTGTTTGGGGGCGCTTTCCCCAAAGTACATAGGCTGGACGTTCATGCTGACTCCTGAGTTCACCCCCACCAGAAAGCGAGCAAAGATGATCATCTCAAATGATTTCGCCACCCTGCACGTTAGCACAATCACAGCACCAGCAAACAGGAAGGAATTGTTCAGAAGCAGCGAGTTCTTCCTACCAAAGCAGACTGCCAGAGGCCCTGCTAGCAGGGCTCCTAGCAAACCGCCCAGTGAGAAGGCTGACACGATAAGAGTCCACACTAGGGTCACCTGAGGGGTGTCCAAGCCGATCCCCCAGCGCTCCATGTAGGTATCATTAATGAAGCCCTGGATGTAGCTGGTAGGAGCGTTGATGATTGAGATGTTGTAGCCATACTGGAAGGTGCCTCCAATGGCAGCAGAGCATACAGTCAAAGCAAGGGTCAGGGCACTTCCTGAGGGTTTGCTGGTTTCTTCTGGCTCAGTATCGTCTGTGGAGTTCATTTGAAGCCCAGCTGTCCCAGAGGAAAAGCAAAGTGTGTGTCCTTCCCTCTGTGTCCTACAGCACTTAAATCCTTACTAAACACTACAGTTAGCTCTAGCTAGATTTAGCTAAAGAGATAACTTTCTCGTTTCATAAAATATGGCATATGTGTCTTTGGTCTTCTGTAACCACGCTAATGTCCTTGCTTTGAAAAGAAGGTAAAATGATATTATACTGTTAAAACCGTTTTCACTTCCGTATTAGTAATTTCCTTAGTTTAAACTGTCAGGCAAATGCCTGCCATTCATGAATTTTGCTTCATTGACCCAGCAGCCACAACAACCAAGCAAACTGCATCACATGGTCGTCCTAAGCCAACAGAAAAGTTCGAAAGGTAATATAATTGTACACTGCTACAGTGTCTCTGCGTTCAACTATTATCATTAAGCTTCTACCTAACTAGCCGAAATAGGAAAAATCACCCTGGCAGCCCTGGCTAAGGGAATAAGATGTCCAATTCTACCGCATGTCTCCGCCTGTGTACGCACAGGCAGATGATTGGTTTACGTCAAGCTAAAACATTACGTCATCTCTGTGCGACCATTATTGTCGCAAGTTGGAAAGATGTAAGTAAACGCTACCATTTTCATTAGCGTTTCTTAACTGAAAAATATCTATGTATGACCAATAAATAGCAACGCAATAACGTTGGAGTCGTAATAAGTACAgtatcttgtttttaaacacGTATTTAAATATCAGCACAACACAATAAGCCAATATTAGCTcactagctaatgctaacaagGGCAAGTGTGCGAGCTAACTAACGTTAATATTACTCTTTAAACGTATTTATGCCGCTCCAAATGGATCGACTGTAGTCACTCACATCATTTGTGTGTTGAGGAACCACTTGAATAAAATGTATAGCTGTATAGTCGAAATAAGTTATGACAGCAGTGTATTTTCAGTGCGAAGTGATTTTCGTTTCAtctctcctttttatttttagttatggattagttattttcagtttcagtggaCACTGAAATGAGTCTTCTTCAGTGACAGTCTTCATACacgatcatttaaaaaaattaaacccaaaaaatgtacatctgacattttatttattgctcaCTTCATAAATGCTGGTATTTTTGCATTATCACTATCGCACACAGATACCTATGTATTTATATCTTAGATAGCAACATGCAAGTTTACCTAGTCAACAGTCAGTTTGGAAGTTTTGATGTTACTGTTTGCAAACAGCAGATACAATAGATAACTACACATCTATTTTTCCATgttgtaaaagtgtaaaaactgtaaaagtgtCGTCCAGTGCCTTAAATCCTGACTTTTAAATGCTTTCTTCTCCTCCAACAGGGCGCCTTCCCCAACAAAGAGGAAGGAGGATGACAAGAGTAAACAGCGAGGTAAGGAGAAGTCAGGAGCCTCGAAAGAAGGAGCTGACAAAGGCCGGGGCAGAGACAAGAACCGCACGCGACGCAATGCTTCCAGTGGGAGCAGCAGGTCAGAGGCCGCTCTCATAAAATAACACTACATGCTGTCATGTTCCAACTTCCTTGTTCCCTGTCCCCTGCATATCGATACATTTTTCATTGGATGAAAAGGAAATGTTAAGCAATTGCAACAATTGTTCTCTGTTTGTCAATATCCAGCTGCTCTGTACTGTGTTGTATGTTCTGACTTTGACATAGTCACAGGAGTGTTTATCCTTCTCATTTACTTTGGGTAGTGGAAGATAAACAGTTACAAGTTCACGCTACAAACTGGTTCAGCCTCTTCTTTCCATCCTAAAATCTGCTCTTGTTTAggtccagctccagctccagcagcagctcaggcTCCAGCTCAGGCTCCTCCAGTGGCTCCAGCTCCTCTGCCTCCAGCCACTCGGGCTCATCGAGCTCCCGCTCCTCatcgtcctcctcctcatcctcctcgcCGAGCCCCAGCCGCCAGCGCCACAACAACAGACGACGCTCACGCTCAAAGTACGGAAGTCACTGCGAAATTTTGTATTAAATTAAGCAAGCAGTGAatcttattttttatgtataactgAGGAATGTCTGAATCTCTTACACCGCACTCATGGAACACTAGTCCACTCATTCAggactaaaatataaaaactaaaatgcaaatgtcacTCTAGGTCAAAATCAGCAAAGAAGGATGACAGGGACAGACGACGTAGGAGCCCCACACCCAAACCCACCAAGGTCTACCTGGGCCGGCTGACTAGAAATGTCATCAAGGTGAATGTTTAACCACACTATATAcctccacttttttttttaaattattattatgttggGATCACATATATTCAGGAACATCATAACATGTAAAGTATATTTAACATAATGAAAAGTAATAGACCAACTTCTCAGGCACAGCACAGAACTGTTTGCAGTTTTGCTAGGAGATTGTTTGTAGTGCAGATTTGACtagaatatttgaaaatgacagTGCACCACCAGTAACTGACCAGTCCAGAATAAGATTATGACATTGTGTCAGAATACACTATGAGCAGTCTTTTATGCCCTCAAAGCCTGTTTTGTCTTGGCAGCCCAAAATCTTGCTCCGCATATCTTGAACAATGACGACTTgttacaaaaaaacaataccCGAAATTAAGGTAATACTTTGAATAAGATGCTTTCATTGCTTGCAGTAACCTCACTTCCCCATTATTTCCCCATTATAGTATTTGAATTTAGTGTATGAAATTGAAAAGGTTTGAAGTTTGGCTTTACACTGGAAATCTACCTGAAGCTGTTCTCATATGGTATAAATTCCCATTATACTAGTAGCTGAAATGTATTCCACTTACAGtaaaaagagacagaataaGGATCCCCCCTTCATATAAATGTGTCTAGATGTAGTGGTAAATTTCAAAATGCTCTCCGTTGTACCTTCTTGAAGGAACACATTCAGGAGATCTTCTCCACCTATGGTAAGATCAAGATGATTGACATGCCCATGAACCGCGTCCACCCTCACCTGTCCAAAGGCTACGCCTACGTGGAGTTTGAGACACCCGAGGAGGCAGAGAAGGCCCTGAAACACATGGACGGAGGTAAGAGGATGTGGAGGAACATGAACGTGGAACAGATTGCTTAACAGCCATATTGTGTTAGCGCGATTAATAAGATGGATGCATGATTGTATAATGCAATGTAGATGAGACTTGAGGCTGACAGACTGCTCAGTGATGAGCATGTTTGTGGCACTTATACTAATGTCTCAAATTAATGTACTCGTTTTTAATTATGTTACAATGCCAAACCTTATTCAATATCCTTGATTGCCtgggcttttttttctttcaggtcAGATCGACGGTCAGGAGATCACAGTCACAGCTGTGCTGACTCCCACAGTGCGCCCTCCCCCCCGCAGGCTGTCCCCTCCCCGCAGGAtgcctcctccaccaccaaTGTGGCGACGTACTCCACCTCGAATGAGGAGAAGGTAAGCAGCATGTGACGAGTACCGGTGCTGGAAATGGTGCAGCAATGCTTGGTTTGGGAAACAAATAATGCAGATTATGCCTGATACTTTATTCTGCACTACAGTCTCTTACACATTTTCTatattatagatatatatatatatttgaacgCCAtagctatttttgtttttgttttttactcttgattttctgatcattttctgtctttcaccgTCActctttttctgcctttttttcttaCTCAATCTTGCTTtcgttctttctttctcttctaggTCTCGGTCTCCACGGCGACGCTCTCCAGTACGTCGCAGGTCTCGATCGCCCGGCCGCCGCCGTCACCGGTCGCGCTCTAGTTCCAACTCCTCCCGCTAGTGATGAAGAcgcccctccccctccccagtggatctgctcctctgctgtgtCCTTGTGATCATCAGTGTGACCAAACAAACGTGAAAGAAATATTAACACAGCACTTGAGTGATGAGAACATAGACACCAAAATCTTTACTGTATCCCTGAGtgaattattatgttttatgttaacATTATAGCATGCACGATATTAAACAAGACAAGAGCATTATGTTAAAACTGAGGAAATGAGCTAAAGCAGCTCTAAAGCTAAATGGTAAGTTCTCCTAAACACTATGTGACTATAGCAGTTTTGTGGTGGAAACTGATTTAAAATCATAGCAAATGACTGTTTGTAACTAGCTAGAACTATTTTACATGTTGCCATAAGAAAGTGAAAGTAATGGAGACATTACTGTGTAGTGGATGAATATGAAGTTTCACAACCTTTCCTACTTTACTACACAATGCAGTTCTGAAACTTCCTACACCCACTTTCAATGAGGGGTAGAGGTTCTTTGTTGAGAATAATTAAGGTTATGACTTCAGGAAACTGGCAACCGAAAAACTGCTTTGGCACTGCTATTGGTCCACTCATGTTTAGGATGCATCTGTGTTTCATGTACACCCAGGCCATTTGGCTGCAACACTAATATGGAGTCGATATTTAattcttaaaaaatgtattgctcCAGAAGCCATGTAATAAACCCCATAGACAGTTGCCAAGTTTCAATCCTAATGTATGTAAACAAATTCCCAGATAATCAGCAAAGAATGAATGCACATATCCATCTGCTACTGTTGCGAATATCAGGAGTTGGTTCATCGAGATAAACAGCTAATTCTCTAGTCCGGttccattaaaccattgcagaagaagagggcgcaacGAGCTGAGGCAATTAAAAGAGTAGCAGTTAAACGGCAAATAAACGAAAACACgatgtagaaaacatgatagaaatacatatttatgtttgtttcatgttcatTTGAGGAAGGCTATAGTCTCCTTATCGGTCCAGACAGATCGGATGTTTTCGTCTGCCACTATTTTAGTGGATGTTTAAGTCTCATTCTTAATGTACGTCATGATTAAGCCACTAAATCTGTTTCCGTTGGACTTTatcgcattttgcttttatcaataCGTCTCAGCCAAacgtaaaaacttttttgcgaTATTTTGACCTTTTTCAAAATTTGGGCGTTACATATGTTTTCATATGCGCAAATTGAacatgtgcataaaaacaggtgaatGGAAATGCACTTAAATGTGTTACAGTCACCTGCCATCATATATTTACGTCACGTTAGCATAGATCACATGATTGATTGTAGTGTCTGTGTTCTCATCACTGAACCAGTAAGTTGCCTAATGACTTTAAAATAATCCTACAGTTCAATATGGCAATCAATGTTCTCTGAAATCCATTTTTAGCGCTGTCCAGTGTAATCAGTTATTATTAATGAGTTACAGATTTTAAATGGTGCTACTGGTCATAATTTAGGTTTAAATCAGTACTGTGTTTTAAAACCATCTCTTCTGTAACCCTCCTCTTCATTTGTTACAGTAAATCAAATACACAGGCAGCTATACAAGTGAGTCACAATATCTGCAATACCAGTTAACAGTATGTGTCTGCTTCAACCGAAGTCTGAAAATGACAGTCATTATTACATTGTCTGTACATAGAGGTCAGAGGGTTATTACGAGAATTACTGATGTGTCAGGAATTTCTGTTCATCTTTTCCACCTGATTGTTATGTGTCACACTGTGATCATCTAATCCAGACAATTGTGGTTTTAGTTTTGCAAGCGGGAGTCCCCTTGTTCTCCTCAACGGTGGACTGATGCAACCTGctcaactttgtgtgtgtgtgtttttttggttttttttttgtttttttttccacaaatctTATTTTGTATAGCTGGCTGTGTGTGGTTCAACTTATGGCTTGACAATAAAGTTAATGGTTTgaactgtaaaacacatttttgtctgtcagtgattcaaatatattacattattattcaaGTATTAGGGAGGAACAACCAGTCACAGGGTGTCACATCTGGTGTTGCTCTTTCTGTAGAATGAGCACTGAGAGGGGGGGTGTCTCCTCATATTGGCTGCATTTGTACCAAAGATTTTTCCTCTGGGAAGTCAGAGCCTCCTCTGTGACTGACGAGTGTTGGAGCAGTTTGTGTTCAGAATCAGACACCAACATTTACTATCACCAGATCTCTACTGTGCAGAGGACACACTGTCGATCGCGGACCCAGGATGCATTTCTCCATTATCTTTGAAATGTCTGTTATGTGTGTAACCGTGCTGCTTTTCCTTCCTGTACAAGGTGAGTGTGGCTTTGAATACAAGTCTAAGTGACATGGCAAATACTGTATTACTGTGTTAAAGAACACATTGAattcaaaacaaactgctgcagtAAACACAGCTGATGGGAGTCTTAATCACTCCAAGTCTATTACTGTCTATGTGTTTTCCATTGTAGGGCAACTTCAGAATGCCACGCAGAAAACCCCGATGTTAATGCCAGTCGCTCCCTCCTGCTGTGTGAAAGTCTCAATGGCCCACATTGAGGAAACTGTCTGTAAATGCTTTGAACAGAAGGAGGACAGATTTGGTAATTGTAAAGTACACGCATACATGTAAGTAAAAGCTCACACACAagcttcattttctgtctgcGTTCGTGTTGTGGTGTGTCAGATAGTGGCCACTGCAAAGCTAATCAGGAGCAGACAAACCAGCAATAATGTGGAGAAAGCAGCCGTCTGGACCTTTGGcacaaaccaaataaaacatCTGTATTATCCAGTAACTTATTACATTcagtttcaattttatttatatagtgccagtttataacagaagttatctcattgcacttttcctgtactctttataatattatttacagagacccagcaagAGCAAGCACcgtggcgacagtggcaagggcAAACTTCCAGCACCTCTGATGctcatgttatatctcatttgtttaaaccatacaaaaatcaaaatggaaaaacaccAAGTCGAGGTGTTTACGGGGAGTTACGCGCTGTAACAATTTCTTGACGAACGACACCAGAGCATCGACATCCCAAAGTTTTGTCGTCACCGTGTTGTTCTTCAACAATTGTGACACTGCCTAACTTCCCCTAAAATcgcaaaatgttgtttctattTCTGTTAATGtacatgtttcccaaaatgtccta is a window of Siniperca chuatsi isolate FFG_IHB_CAS linkage group LG20, ASM2008510v1, whole genome shotgun sequence DNA encoding:
- the LOC122867388 gene encoding RNA-binding protein with serine-rich domain 1-B-like isoform X2, with protein sequence MAPSPTKRKEDDKSKQRGKEKSGASKEGADKGRGRDKNRTRRNASSGSSRSSSSSSSSSGSSSGSSSGSSSSASSHSGSSSSRSSSSSSSSSSPSPSRQRHNNRRRSRSKSKSAKKDDRDRRRRSPTPKPTKVYLGRLTRNVIKEHIQEIFSTYGKIKMIDMPMNRVHPHLSKGYAYVEFETPEEAEKALKHMDGGQIDGQEITVTAVLTPTVRPPPRRLSPPRRMPPPPPMWRRTPPRMRRRSRSPRRRSPVRRRSRSPGRRRHRSRSSSNSSR
- the LOC122867385 gene encoding LOW QUALITY PROTEIN: solute carrier family 2, facilitated glucose transporter member 11-like (The sequence of the model RefSeq protein was modified relative to this genomic sequence to represent the inferred CDS: inserted 1 base in 1 codon); amino-acid sequence: MNSTDDTEPEETSKPSGSALTLALTVCSAAIGGTFQYGYNISIINAPTSYIQGFINDTYMERWGIGLDTPQVTLVWTLIVSAFSLGGLLGALLAGPLAVCFGRKNSLLLNNSFLFAGAVIVLTCRVAKSFEMIIFARFLVGVNSGVSMNVQPMYFGESAPKHLRGAVAFSSAVFTAFGIFLGQVVGLTGLLGTEPLWPYLLASNALPGLIQLLTLPWFPESPRYLLIDRGDQEACVRALGRLRGGEAPVLEMEEMLQEQQQQESTALKSGSAASAQTPCSLFKDPDLRSQLRTVMAASSAMMLCGNDSIYFYASYIFLKAGIPPEKIQYVTIGTGASELTASILSNLLIERVGRRYLLVVGYSLMSCWSVVFTVTLTLQSRGVAGMPYLSMACVFAYILSFGLGPAGVTGILPAEIFDQAARPAAYMVAGSLMWINLFLVGMLFPFIVSSLGNFCFLPFLAVCLVSAVFLGLTLPETKGKTLAEITAEFDRMNGVKERPDMQVDEPIKEHYQXCSFTTLTQDPDPDHKNGD
- the LOC122867390 gene encoding C-C motif chemokine 4-like; its protein translation is MHFSIIFEMSVMCVTVLLFLPVQGQLQNATQKTPMLMPVAPSCCVKVSMAHIEETVCKCFEQKEDRFGNCKVHAYIFITESDKQFCVDPTASWLPERLRKLEKKGIICKIL